The Pelagibacterium halotolerans B2 genome has a segment encoding these proteins:
- a CDS encoding DUF3072 domain-containing protein, translating to MSDLHPGIATANPDAFRINDHEDYDSGEGPMTASQAAELLCLAQRAEEPDAYDDDLSSLEAANRIKLLKRKLDG from the coding sequence ATGTCAGACCTTCATCCCGGTATCGCCACGGCAAATCCCGATGCCTTCCGCATCAACGATCATGAAGATTACGATTCCGGTGAAGGCCCCATGACAGCGTCCCAGGCCGCCGAACTGCTCTGCCTCGCCCAGCGCGCCGAAGAACCCGACGCCTATGACGACGACCTCTCCAGCCTCGAAGCGGCCAACCGCATCAAGCTGCTCAAACGCAAGCTCGACGGATAG